The following are encoded together in the Microterricola viridarii genome:
- a CDS encoding NAD-dependent protein deacetylase, with amino-acid sequence MDAVAELMHGRRTAVLTGAGISTDSGIPDYRGEGAPTRTPMTVQDFLSDERKRKRYWAGSHLGWRHFASAQPNAGHRTLARLENAGLVTGVVTQNVDGLHRRAGSSRVVELHGSMDTVSCLDCGQVFARQAVAEQLERANPWLETSDAVRIAPDGDADVEEVERFTLPVCTVCGGRLKPDVVFFGELVPAPRFAQAAALVARSELLLVVGSSLAVNSGIRLLEQARRRGLPIVVVNRGATKGDARAAHKLDAGASETLAELAERLLP; translated from the coding sequence ATGGATGCCGTCGCAGAGCTGATGCACGGCAGGCGCACGGCCGTGCTGACCGGGGCCGGAATCAGCACCGACTCCGGCATCCCCGACTATCGCGGGGAGGGCGCGCCGACCCGCACTCCAATGACGGTGCAGGATTTCCTGAGCGACGAGCGCAAGCGCAAGCGGTACTGGGCCGGCAGCCACCTCGGCTGGAGGCACTTCGCCAGCGCCCAGCCGAATGCCGGCCACCGCACCCTGGCCCGGTTGGAGAACGCCGGGCTCGTCACCGGCGTCGTCACTCAGAACGTGGACGGCCTGCACCGCCGGGCCGGTTCCAGCCGGGTCGTCGAGCTGCACGGATCCATGGACACGGTCAGCTGCCTGGACTGTGGGCAGGTGTTCGCTAGGCAGGCCGTCGCCGAACAGCTTGAGCGAGCGAACCCGTGGCTGGAGACCTCGGATGCCGTCAGGATCGCGCCGGACGGCGACGCCGACGTCGAAGAGGTCGAGCGGTTCACACTGCCCGTCTGCACGGTGTGCGGCGGGCGTTTGAAGCCGGATGTCGTCTTCTTCGGCGAGCTGGTTCCGGCTCCCCGCTTCGCGCAGGCGGCCGCACTGGTCGCTCGGAGTGAGCTGCTGCTGGTTGTCGGGTCGTCCCTCGCGGTGAATTCCGGCATCCGCCTGTTGGAGCAGGCCAGACGCCGCGGCCTGCCCATCGTGGTGGTCAACCGCGGCGCGACGAAGGGTGACGCCCGGGCAGCACATAAGCTGGATGCGGGGGCTTCCGAGACGCTGGCCGAGCTGGCCGAGCGGCTGCTCCCCTGA
- a CDS encoding TrmH family RNA methyltransferase — MQIIPITDLTAAGVSDYARLTDVALRRVSEPEGGLYIAESSKVIERALRAGHVPRSVLLQKQWLADVEPLLADFPDVPVYVGEPAVLEQLTGYNMHRGALAAMQRPALAPVEELIRDARRIVILEDIVDHTNIGAIFRAVAGLGADAVLITPRCADPLYRRSVRVSMGTVLQVPWTRLPEWDEATPLLHSLGFHIAALALSDDAVSLEEFEKNPPEKLAIVLGSEGDGLSRAALASADTTVTIPMLHGVDSLNVAAASAVALYALRVRAADVA, encoded by the coding sequence ATGCAGATCATCCCCATCACCGACCTGACCGCCGCTGGCGTGTCCGATTACGCCCGGCTCACCGACGTCGCCCTGCGCCGCGTCAGCGAGCCGGAGGGGGGTCTCTACATCGCCGAGTCCAGCAAGGTGATCGAGCGGGCGCTGCGGGCCGGCCACGTGCCGCGCTCCGTACTGCTGCAGAAGCAGTGGTTGGCCGACGTCGAACCGCTCCTGGCCGACTTCCCCGACGTGCCGGTGTATGTCGGCGAGCCGGCCGTGCTGGAGCAGCTCACCGGCTACAACATGCACAGGGGCGCCCTGGCCGCCATGCAGCGGCCCGCGCTGGCCCCGGTCGAGGAGCTCATCCGCGACGCGCGGCGCATCGTCATCCTCGAGGACATCGTCGATCACACCAACATCGGTGCCATCTTCCGCGCCGTTGCCGGGCTGGGGGCGGATGCCGTGCTCATCACACCGCGCTGCGCCGACCCGCTGTACCGTCGCAGCGTGCGCGTCAGCATGGGCACCGTGCTGCAGGTGCCGTGGACCCGACTGCCGGAGTGGGACGAGGCCACGCCGCTGCTGCACTCGCTCGGCTTCCACATCGCGGCGCTCGCGCTCTCCGACGATGCCGTCAGCCTGGAGGAATTCGAGAAGAACCCACCGGAGAAGCTGGCCATCGTCCTCGGGTCTGAGGGCGACGGCCTGAGCCGGGCCGCCCTCGCCTCCGCCGACACCACCGTGACGATCCCGATGCTGCACGGCGTGGACTCGCTCAACGTGGCCGCGGCGAGCGCCGTCGCGCTCTACGCACTGCGCGTTCGCGCCGCAGATGTCGCTTAA
- a CDS encoding D-alanyl-D-alanine carboxypeptidase family protein, whose translation MTLTRRQMFRRRRIAVFSVIGVVLIALLSGLIYSVNAIAAPLPATIAAPDEIPALTQPASPVAWPEFGRTAIGAVGTPGLLATAGDQSTGPIASITKMITALVVLDAHPLGAGEAGPEIDYTEADVDIYWQTIAEDGSSAPVSAGMALSERQTLTALLLPSANNYATSLAIWAYGSMDAYLAAADAWLTANGLTDTHVVDASGLSANSVSSPANLVEIGKLALAQPAIAEIVAMKSADLPTIGTVVNTNKLLGTHGVTGMKTGTTDEAGACLLYTAVARVDGQEVTLVGATLGADTHSELNDAVAGLLDSTFAGFHTVQLTDAGQQWASYSTEWGDTATAESAASASLLVWSDTPVETTLNLPAVLFANDGAELGSVTFSSGGHSTTVPIVLHGRLGDPGVGWKLANPR comes from the coding sequence GTGACTCTTACTCGACGCCAGATGTTCCGACGTCGCAGGATCGCCGTTTTCAGCGTGATCGGAGTGGTGCTGATCGCCCTGCTCTCCGGGCTGATCTACAGTGTGAACGCCATTGCCGCCCCGCTGCCGGCCACCATCGCCGCACCCGATGAGATCCCTGCGCTCACGCAGCCGGCGAGCCCTGTTGCGTGGCCCGAATTCGGGCGCACAGCCATCGGCGCTGTCGGCACGCCGGGACTGCTCGCGACCGCCGGCGACCAGTCCACCGGGCCGATAGCCAGCATCACCAAGATGATCACCGCCCTCGTCGTGCTCGACGCGCACCCGCTCGGCGCGGGCGAGGCCGGCCCGGAGATCGACTACACCGAGGCCGACGTCGACATCTACTGGCAGACGATCGCCGAGGATGGTTCCTCCGCGCCCGTGTCCGCCGGGATGGCGCTCAGCGAGCGCCAGACGCTGACCGCCCTGCTGCTGCCCTCGGCCAACAACTACGCCACATCGCTCGCCATCTGGGCGTACGGCTCGATGGACGCCTATCTGGCGGCGGCCGATGCCTGGCTGACCGCGAACGGGCTCACCGACACGCACGTCGTCGACGCCAGTGGGCTCTCCGCCAACAGCGTGAGCAGCCCGGCCAACCTGGTCGAGATCGGCAAGCTCGCCCTCGCCCAGCCCGCCATCGCCGAGATCGTGGCCATGAAGTCCGCCGATCTGCCCACCATCGGCACCGTCGTCAACACCAACAAGCTGCTCGGCACGCACGGCGTCACCGGCATGAAGACCGGCACCACCGACGAGGCCGGCGCCTGCCTGCTCTACACGGCGGTCGCCAGGGTCGACGGCCAGGAGGTGACTCTGGTCGGTGCGACGCTCGGAGCAGACACCCACTCCGAGCTGAACGACGCCGTCGCCGGCCTTCTCGACTCGACCTTCGCCGGCTTCCACACCGTGCAGCTGACCGACGCCGGCCAGCAGTGGGCCAGCTACTCTACCGAGTGGGGCGACACCGCCACCGCCGAGAGCGCTGCATCCGCCTCGCTGCTCGTCTGGTCTGACACCCCCGTGGAGACCACGCTCAACCTGCCTGCTGTCTTGTTCGCCAACGACGGGGCCGAGCTCGGCAGCGTCACCTTCTCCTCCGGCGGCCACAGCACGACCGTTCCGATCGTGCTGCACGGCCGACTCGGCGATCCCGGTGTCGGCTGGAAGCTGGCCAACCCGCGCTGA
- a CDS encoding SGNH/GDSL hydrolase family protein, whose product MAEDTAKHSGLWFRLSRRREQGKTQEGAPAPETPWPVHPWQRYVAIGDSFTEGIGDPEPSVPGGFRGWADRVAEVLSDGTDGFAYANLAVRGKLIQQILDEQVDHALALKPDLITISGGGNDVIRPGSDPDVVSALVEQAIARLSRDGATIVLFTATDVGFSPVFRGIRGKVAIYNENLRAIAAKYDCIIADQWPLKEIQDARYWAPDRLHMNALGHHEIARLVLAALNVPNDLKPSQPEPAPVRSWREARGEDLSWAREYLVPWVLRRVRHQSSGDTVTAKRPDAAPFQVAPPEDD is encoded by the coding sequence ATGGCTGAAGACACCGCAAAACACTCCGGACTGTGGTTTCGCCTCTCCCGACGGCGCGAGCAAGGCAAGACGCAGGAGGGGGCGCCCGCCCCGGAAACACCGTGGCCGGTGCACCCCTGGCAGCGCTACGTCGCTATCGGCGACTCGTTCACCGAGGGCATCGGCGACCCGGAGCCCAGCGTTCCCGGCGGGTTCCGCGGCTGGGCCGACCGCGTCGCAGAGGTGCTGAGCGACGGCACCGACGGCTTCGCTTACGCCAACCTCGCCGTGCGCGGCAAACTGATTCAGCAGATCCTGGACGAGCAGGTCGACCACGCGCTGGCCCTCAAGCCAGACCTGATCACGATCTCCGGCGGCGGCAACGACGTCATCCGCCCGGGCAGCGACCCCGATGTGGTCTCCGCGCTGGTCGAGCAGGCGATCGCCAGGCTCAGCCGCGACGGCGCGACCATCGTGCTGTTCACGGCGACGGATGTCGGCTTCTCCCCCGTGTTCCGCGGCATCCGCGGCAAGGTCGCCATCTACAACGAGAACCTGCGCGCAATCGCCGCGAAGTACGACTGCATCATCGCCGACCAGTGGCCGCTGAAGGAGATCCAGGATGCCCGCTACTGGGCGCCGGACCGGCTGCACATGAACGCGCTCGGCCACCACGAGATCGCCCGCCTGGTGTTGGCGGCGCTGAATGTGCCGAACGACCTGAAGCCGTCGCAGCCGGAGCCGGCCCCCGTGCGGAGCTGGCGGGAGGCCCGCGGCGAGGACCTCAGCTGGGCGCGCGAGTACCTGGTGCCGTGGGTGCTGCGCCGGGTGCGGCACCAGTCCTCCGGCGACACCGTGACAGCAAAGCGACCGGATGCCGCCCCGTTCCAGGTGGCGCCGCCCGAAGACGACTAG
- a CDS encoding DEAD/DEAH box helicase, producing MNTPLGPHPHPGTSAAEHLSPSFPERAAWGTASKLRAWQAEALEKYFETMPRDFLAAATPGAGKTTFALRLAAELRGRREVDNIIVVAPTEHLKKQWAEAAARVGIRLDPEFKNAHGRFGKHYHGVAVTYAAVAVRASLYRDITLSNRTLVILDEVHHGGDALSWGDAIREAFGSATKRLSLTGTPFRSDTAPIPFVEYAPDNQGIRTSITDYNYGYGRALEDGVVRPVLFMVYAGHMKWRTKTGDEMEAKLGEDNTKDITSQAWRTALDPGGEWIPSVLQAADKRLTEVRQGIPDAGGLVLATDHFAAKAYAVILEELTGQPVTLVLSDDKEASDNIDTFSAGTSRWMVAVRMVSEGVDVPRLAVGVYATSSSTPLFFAQAIGRFVRARRRGETASVFLPNVPQLMALGSQMELERDHALDRISTEEDGDIYNPEDAMVAAANKEDRGSEALTSEFSFQAIGSAATFDRVLFDGHEFGTLAEPGSDEEFDFIGIPGLLEPEQVSDLLRQRQAKQARRAAERQKNRPAEEVAAETPQALYRTLKEQRALLNSLVGMWAKLTGEPHGQVHAELRRVCGGPAVAQASVTQLQSRVLLLRKRLGSTH from the coding sequence ATGAATACTCCGCTTGGCCCCCACCCCCATCCGGGAACCTCGGCCGCCGAGCACCTCTCGCCGTCGTTCCCGGAACGTGCCGCCTGGGGTACCGCCAGTAAGCTGCGAGCATGGCAGGCCGAAGCCCTGGAGAAGTACTTCGAGACAATGCCCCGCGACTTCCTCGCCGCGGCAACGCCGGGCGCAGGCAAGACCACCTTCGCCCTGCGCCTCGCCGCCGAGCTCCGCGGTCGCCGCGAGGTCGACAACATCATCGTCGTCGCGCCGACCGAGCACCTGAAGAAGCAGTGGGCCGAGGCTGCGGCCCGCGTCGGCATCCGGCTCGACCCCGAGTTCAAGAACGCGCACGGGCGCTTCGGCAAGCACTACCACGGGGTCGCCGTGACGTACGCGGCGGTCGCCGTGCGCGCCTCCCTATACCGCGATATCACCCTCAGCAACCGCACCCTCGTGATCCTTGACGAGGTGCACCACGGCGGCGACGCGCTCAGCTGGGGCGACGCCATCCGCGAGGCCTTCGGCAGCGCCACCAAGCGCCTGTCGCTGACCGGAACGCCGTTCCGCTCCGACACGGCGCCGATCCCGTTCGTCGAGTACGCACCAGACAACCAGGGCATCCGCACGTCGATCACCGATTACAACTACGGCTACGGCCGCGCGCTCGAAGACGGCGTCGTGCGCCCCGTCCTGTTCATGGTCTATGCCGGCCACATGAAGTGGCGCACCAAGACCGGCGACGAGATGGAAGCCAAGCTCGGCGAGGACAACACCAAGGACATCACCTCCCAGGCCTGGCGCACCGCGCTCGACCCGGGCGGCGAGTGGATTCCCTCCGTGCTGCAGGCCGCAGACAAGCGCCTCACCGAGGTGCGTCAGGGCATTCCGGATGCCGGGGGGCTGGTGCTCGCCACCGACCACTTCGCGGCGAAGGCCTACGCCGTCATCCTCGAAGAGCTCACCGGGCAGCCGGTCACCCTCGTGCTCTCCGACGACAAGGAGGCCTCGGACAACATCGACACCTTCTCCGCCGGGACCAGCCGGTGGATGGTCGCCGTGCGCATGGTGTCGGAGGGCGTCGACGTGCCGCGGCTCGCCGTCGGTGTCTACGCCACCTCCTCGTCGACCCCGCTGTTCTTCGCGCAGGCCATCGGCCGCTTCGTGCGCGCCCGCCGCCGCGGTGAGACGGCATCCGTGTTCCTGCCCAACGTGCCCCAGCTGATGGCGCTCGGCTCGCAGATGGAGTTGGAGCGCGACCACGCGCTCGACCGCATCAGCACCGAGGAAGACGGTGACATCTACAACCCAGAAGACGCCATGGTCGCCGCCGCGAACAAGGAGGACCGGGGATCGGAGGCGCTGACCAGCGAGTTCAGCTTCCAGGCCATCGGCTCCGCCGCGACCTTCGACCGGGTGCTGTTCGACGGGCACGAGTTCGGCACGCTCGCAGAGCCTGGCAGCGACGAGGAGTTCGATTTCATCGGAATCCCCGGGCTGCTCGAACCCGAACAGGTCAGTGATCTGCTGCGCCAGCGCCAGGCCAAGCAGGCCAGGCGCGCGGCCGAGCGCCAGAAGAACCGTCCGGCAGAGGAGGTCGCCGCCGAGACGCCTCAGGCCCTCTACCGAACACTCAAAGAGCAGCGCGCGCTGCTGAACAGCCTCGTCGGCATGTGGGCGAAGCTCACCGGCGAGCCGCACGGCCAGGTGCACGCCGAGCTGCGCCGGGTCTGCGGCGGGCCTGCCGTCGCGCAGGCCAGTGTCACCCAGCTGCAGTCACGCGTGCTGCTGCTGCGCAAACGGCTCGGCAGCACGCACTAG
- a CDS encoding PLP-dependent transferase → MKPHSDSAVHFDTLAVHGGMAGVRESGSHVPTIDLSTTNPLSDVLTGGDSYENLATGGDLAPGASAVYQRLWQPGVARFEESLAVLEGTDGAVAFATGMAALAACLLATAAAGKPHVVAVRPLYGGTDHVLATGLLGTTVSWVDAAGIAAAITPTTGLVVIETPANPTLELVDIAAVSRAAGDVPVLVDNTFASPVLQQPALHGATLVLHSATKYLGGHGDVMGGVVATTTEWVVRLRQVRALTGGLLNPFAGYLLHRGLRTLPVRVRAQQDTARQLAELLDGHPALNRVHYPSLPGQDPQGLLGRQLHGPGSLIAIELAGGYDAAARFTEACRLITHAVSLGGVDSLVQHPASLTHRPVEASAKPNAAVVRLSIGLEHVDDLAADILQALAAAQEPDEPLDEELVRAAEPFAQQQHA, encoded by the coding sequence ATGAAGCCTCACTCAGATTCAGCCGTCCACTTCGACACCTTGGCCGTGCACGGCGGGATGGCGGGGGTGCGCGAGTCAGGGTCGCACGTGCCCACGATCGACCTGTCGACAACCAACCCGCTCAGCGATGTGCTGACCGGCGGCGACAGCTACGAGAACCTCGCGACCGGCGGCGACCTCGCCCCGGGCGCATCGGCCGTGTACCAGCGGCTCTGGCAGCCGGGTGTCGCCCGTTTCGAGGAGAGCCTGGCCGTGCTCGAGGGCACAGACGGCGCCGTCGCGTTCGCGACAGGGATGGCGGCGCTCGCCGCGTGCCTGCTGGCGACGGCCGCCGCCGGCAAGCCGCACGTCGTCGCCGTGCGGCCGCTGTACGGCGGAACCGACCACGTGCTGGCAACCGGCCTGCTCGGCACGACGGTGAGCTGGGTGGATGCCGCGGGCATCGCCGCGGCGATCACCCCGACGACGGGGCTCGTCGTGATCGAGACGCCGGCGAACCCCACCCTGGAGCTGGTGGACATCGCCGCCGTCAGCCGGGCGGCCGGCGACGTTCCGGTGCTCGTCGACAACACCTTCGCCTCCCCCGTGCTGCAGCAGCCAGCCCTGCACGGCGCCACGCTGGTGCTGCACAGCGCCACCAAGTACCTGGGCGGCCACGGCGACGTGATGGGCGGCGTCGTCGCGACGACCACGGAGTGGGTGGTGCGGCTCCGCCAGGTGCGGGCGTTGACCGGCGGCCTGCTGAACCCGTTCGCCGGCTACCTGCTGCACCGAGGCCTCCGCACGCTGCCGGTGCGGGTGCGCGCCCAACAGGACACAGCCAGGCAGCTCGCCGAGCTGTTGGACGGCCATCCAGCACTCAACCGGGTGCACTACCCGTCGCTGCCCGGCCAGGACCCGCAGGGGCTGCTCGGCCGGCAGCTGCACGGCCCCGGCTCGCTGATCGCGATCGAGCTGGCCGGCGGCTACGACGCCGCCGCGCGGTTCACGGAGGCGTGCCGCCTGATCACGCACGCCGTGTCGCTCGGCGGCGTCGACTCGCTCGTGCAGCATCCGGCCTCGCTGACCCACCGCCCGGTCGAGGCCAGCGCGAAGCCGAACGCGGCCGTGGTGCGCCTCAGCATCGGGTTGGAGCACGTCGACGACCTCGCGGCCGACATCCTGCAGGCGCTCGCGGCAGCCCAAGAACCGGACGAGCCGTTGGATGAGGAGCTAGTGCGTGCTGCCGAGCCGTTTGCGCAGCAGCAGCACGCGTGA
- a CDS encoding Lrp/AsnC family transcriptional regulator produces MDSKKADLDRVDRALLRALSTNARASGAALAAEVGVAESTVSLRLRRLQTLGYIRGFRVDIDLAALGASLQALISVRLVKHARGEIDSFRDAAPHLPGVIGLFHMAGADDYLLHVAAHDASELRDFVLTHLTAHPAVAHTETNLIFEHADGDGWHELVKE; encoded by the coding sequence GTGGATTCGAAGAAGGCTGATCTCGATCGGGTCGACCGTGCATTGCTGCGCGCGCTCTCGACCAACGCCAGGGCCTCCGGTGCCGCGCTGGCTGCCGAGGTCGGTGTCGCCGAGTCGACGGTGTCTTTGCGCCTGCGCCGGTTGCAGACTCTCGGTTACATCCGCGGCTTCCGGGTCGACATCGACCTGGCCGCCCTCGGCGCCTCGCTGCAGGCTCTCATCTCGGTGCGCCTGGTCAAGCACGCGCGCGGTGAGATCGACTCCTTCCGGGATGCCGCGCCGCACCTGCCCGGCGTGATCGGGCTGTTCCACATGGCCGGCGCCGACGACTACCTGCTGCATGTGGCCGCCCACGACGCCTCAGAGCTGCGCGACTTCGTGCTCACGCACCTGACCGCGCACCCGGCCGTCGCGCACACCGAGACGAACCTGATCTTCGAGCACGCCGACGGCGACGGCTGGCACGAGCTGGTCAAGGAGTAG